DNA from Mycobacterium sp. SMC-8:
TCCCGGAGAGCACCCAGCCCCGCGCGTCGCGGTTGGCGGTGACACCCGAGTACACGGCGGTGCCCGCTCCGCTGGAGTCGTAACGGTCGCCGACGAGCGGCGCGAACTGCGTGAGGGTGGCCAGGAACGGCGTCGGGTCGGTGACCCGCCCGAGTTCTTCGAGCACGATCGCCAACTCGACCGCGTTCTCCGAATCGGTCAGCTCGGTCCATCCGGCGTCGAGGTAGCTGTTCCACAGCGGCGTCGGGTCGACACCGTTCTCTGCAATGTCCCGGATCAGCGACGCCGGGCACTGTTTGGACACCGCGTCACGCACGGTCTCCTGCCACAACCTCTGATCAGCATCGAACTCAAGTAACACCCGCACGCCTCCTGACGACCGACCAGATCGGAGAATAACATTCTCGAAGATGATCCAGCCATTCTCCTGCCGCGGGTATCCATTCTCGTCCAATGTCAGCTGAGCACCCGACCAGCAACGCGTCCTACCTGCACGAATATTAAGCGGTGCGCTGGAGAACAGAATTCTTGCTAATGAAGAACAACGATCTACACTAAAGCTGTTGACGGCCGCGCCCTCGGCCGCGGAAGTGAAGGACAGAATTCGGTGAAGGTTCTCAGTGACGGCTCCACCGGCGCCACGGGCGCGCAGGTGAAGGTGCCCGTCATCGATGCCAGCGTGCACATCTTCTGCCAGTCCAACAAGGACCTGCGCCAGAACTTCCTGCAGGAGCCCTTTCGCAGCCGAGGTTTCCCCGACTACGAGATGGACTGGTACGGAGCGCCCGGCGGCGAATACGCCGACAGGTCAACCGGTCCGGACGGTCAGTATCCGGGTTCCGACCCGGAGGTGGTGGCCAAACATCTGTTCACCGACAGAGGTTTCGACATCGCCGTACTGCATCCGATGACGCGCGGCATCATGCCCGACCGCCACCTCGGCACGGCGCTGGCCGCCGCACACAACGAGATGATGGTGACCCGCTGGCTGGACCATCCCCAGCTGGGCGAGAAGTTCCGCGGCACGTTGCGGGTGAACCCCGACGACGTCGCGGGCGCATTGCGCGAGATCGACAAGTACCGGAACCATTCGCGCATCGTGCAGCTGGGAATCCCGCTGCAGTCGCGCGAGCTGTACGGCAAACCGCAGTACTGGCCGCTGTGGGAGGCGGCCGTGGATGCCGGCTGGCCGGTGGCCGTCCACTTCGAGGTCGGGTCAGGGATTCAGCTGCCGCCCACCCCGTCAGGCCTCACCCGCACCTACGAGCAGTTCGTGGGCTTCACCGCGCTGAATTTCCTGTACCACCTGATGAACATGATCGCCGAGGGCGTGTTCGAGAGGATTCCGGCGCTCAAGTTCGTCTGGGCCGACGGTGCCGCCGACCTGCTGACACCGTTCATTTGGCGAATGGACTGCTTCGGTCGGCCGCACCTGGAACAGACCCCCTGGGCCCCTCGGATGCCCAGCGACTATCTGCCCGGCCACGTCTATTTCGTGCAGGGCGCGCTGGACGGGCCCGGAGACGTCGACTTCGCCGGCGAATGGGCCGGTTTCACCGGCAAGGACGACATGGTGATGTACGGGTCGAGTTATC
Protein-coding regions in this window:
- a CDS encoding amidohydrolase family protein; its protein translation is MKVLSDGSTGATGAQVKVPVIDASVHIFCQSNKDLRQNFLQEPFRSRGFPDYEMDWYGAPGGEYADRSTGPDGQYPGSDPEVVAKHLFTDRGFDIAVLHPMTRGIMPDRHLGTALAAAHNEMMVTRWLDHPQLGEKFRGTLRVNPDDVAGALREIDKYRNHSRIVQLGIPLQSRELYGKPQYWPLWEAAVDAGWPVAVHFEVGSGIQLPPTPSGLTRTYEQFVGFTALNFLYHLMNMIAEGVFERIPALKFVWADGAADLLTPFIWRMDCFGRPHLEQTPWAPRMPSDYLPGHVYFVQGALDGPGDVDFAGEWAGFTGKDDMVMYGSSYPHWQLNELSVPGAYTPEQRDKLCWRNAAQLYGIESADIASVTATAAAQ